A window from Oreochromis aureus strain Israel breed Guangdong linkage group 16, ZZ_aureus, whole genome shotgun sequence encodes these proteins:
- the LOC116334071 gene encoding leucine-rich repeat-containing protein 3-like produces MQDLAGPDMHRKSLIFSGFALLWGLLFGIFFTSVPVVACPTSCHCVEKNGLTVVQCMSRNLEKIPADLPTDTVILLLASNHITHIPHHAFKELHYLQELDLSNNDIKTVDAGAFQGVFDSLLVLDLSNNRIKSVPKEAFARLRAKISLSNNPWHCECTLQEVLRELRLDPETVNEVMCHTAVQEEYAGKPVIQVLDSGINFCNFHHKTTDVAMFVTMFGWFTMVIAYVIYYVRHNQEDARRHLEYLKSLPSSSQISKDFDTISTVL; encoded by the coding sequence ATGCAGGACTTAGCAGGGCCTGATATGCACAGGAAATCCCTGATCTTCAGCGGCTTTGCCCTCTTATGGGGCTTGCTGTTTGGAATATTTTTCACAAGTGTACCAGTGGTAGCTTGTCCCACAAGCTGTCACTGCGTAGAGAAGAATGGCTTAACCGTGGTCCAGTGTATGTCTCGTAACCTGGAGAAGATCCCTGCGGATCTTCCAACAGATACTGTTATCCTGCTTTTGGCATCCAACCACATCACTCACATCCCCCATCATGCCTTCAAGGAACTACACTACCTTCAGGAGCTGGATCTGTCTAACAATGACATCAAGACCGTGGACGCTGGAGCATTTCAGGGTGTTTTTGACAGCCTCCTTGTACTGGATTTATCAAACAATCGCATCAAAAGTGTCCCCAAAGAGGCATTTGCCCGCCTACGAGCAAAAATCAGCCTCTCGAACAACCCGTGGCACTGTGAGTGCACGCTGCAGGAGGTGCTGAGGGAGCTGCGGCTGGACCCGGAGACGGTGAATGAGGTGATGTGCCACACGGCGGTGCAGGAGGAATATGCAGGCAAACCAGTAATCCAGGTGCTGGACTCAGGGatcaacttttgcaactttcaCCACAAAACAACTGATGTAGCCATGTTTGTGACCATGTTCGGGTGGTTCACGATGGTGATTGCGTACGTCATCTATTACGTGAGGCACAATCAGGAGGATGCCAGGAGGCACCTGGAGTACCTCAAGTCACTGCCAAGCAGCTCACAGATCAGCAAGGACTTTGACACCATCAGCACGGTTCTCTAA